In one window of Mercurialis annua linkage group LG4, ddMerAnnu1.2, whole genome shotgun sequence DNA:
- the LOC126678968 gene encoding aspartyl protease family protein 1-like isoform X2 — protein MASCNNFKSLLLLLLLTLCSSLFSCCYGFGTFGYDIHHRYSDPVKGMLSVDELPEKGSPHYYATMAHRDRLIHGRKLASDLNSTTPLTFFDGNQTFRLSSLGFLHYANVSVGTPSLSFLVALDTGSDLFWLPCDCTNNGCVRGLESSNGQEIDFNIYSPNTSSTSQKISCDNSLCAQQSRCPSAQSTCPYQVQYLSNGTSSTGVLIQDVLHLITDNPQSKPTDAKIVFGCGRVQTGSFLDGAAINGLFGLGMTNISVPSTLARDGYTANSFSMCFGPEGVGRISFGDIGSLGQGETPFNLRHTHVTKINVGGRDADLEFSAIFDSGTSFTYLNDPAYTLITSSFNTLAKEKRYSSDINLPFEYCYELSANQTNLEIPVVNFVMQGGSRFNVTDPILVVGLPGNAYIYCLGIVKSGDVNIIGQNFMTGYHIVFNREKNVLGWKASNCNDELETNSLPVEPISPGVPPATAINPQATEGNQNTTKVNGVPGPAGNNSAKLPKLNSLTFAIMMVIIPFFNII, from the exons ATGGCTTCTTGTAATAATTTTAAGTCCTTGTTATTATTACTTCTGTTAACGTTATGCAGCAGTTTGTTTAGCTGCTGTTATGGGTTCGGTACGTTTGGGTACGATATTCATCATCGTTATTCGGATCCAGTTAAGGGGATGTTATCAGTTGATGAGTTGCCGGAAAAAGGTTCTCCTCACTATTATGCAACTATGGCTCATCGTGACAGATTAATCCATGGTCGGAAACTTGCTTCTGATCTTAATTCTACTACTCCACTTACTTTCTTCGACGGCAATCAAACTTTTCGCCTTAGTTCTCTTGGATT TTTGCATTATGCTAATGTTTCTGTGGGGACACCAAGTTTATCATTTTTGGTGGCATTAGATACGGGCAGTGATCTCTTCTGGTTACCTTGTGATTGTACTAATAATGGTTGTGTTCGTGGCTTAGAATCCTCAAATGGACAG GAAATAGATTTTAACATATACAGCCCTAATACATCATCAACTAGCCAAAAGATCTCGTGTGACAATTCATTATGTGCACAGCAAAGTCGGTGCCCGTCTGCTCAAAGCACTTGTCCTTATCAAGTTCAGTATCTTTCGAATGGTACCTCATCAACTGGTGTCTTGATACAGGATGTATTGCACTTAATTACAGATAATCCTCAATCAAAACCTACTGACGCAAAGATTGTTTTCGG TTGCGGCAGGGTCCAAACGGGTTCATTTTTGGATGGTGCAGCTATAAATGGTTTATTTGGACTTGGTATGACTAATATATCTGTTCCAAGTACTTTGGCAAGAGATGGGTATACTGCAAATTCATTTTCCATGTGTTTCGGACCCGAGGGTGTTGGGAGAATCAGTTTCGGAGATATAGGAAGTTTGGGTCAAGGAGAGACACCTTTCAACTTGAGGCATACACA CGTTACTAAAATAAATGTGGGTGGGAGAGATGCAGATCTCGAGTTCTCTGCAATTTTCGATTCCGGCACCTCATTTACATACCTAAATGATCCAGCCTACACACTAATAACTAGCAGT TTCAATACCTTGGCAAAAGAAAAGCGCTACTCATCGGATATTAATCTCCCATTTGAATATTGCTATGAGTTAAG TGCAAATCAAACAAATCTTGAGATTCCAGTAGTGAATTTTGTGATGCAAGGTGGAAGTCGATTTAATGTCACCGACCCAATATTAGTAGTTGGTCTTCCG GGTAATGCGTACATATATTGTCTAGGTATTGTTAAGAGCGGAGATGTGAATATTATCGGAC AAAATTTCATGACTGGTTACCACATAGTTTTTAACCGCGAAAAGAATGTATTGGGATGGAAGGCATCAAACT GTAATGATGAGTTGGAGACCAACTCCCTTCCGGTTGAACCAATAAGTCCCGGAGTCCCACCAGCTACTGCAATCAATCCACAAGCCACGGAAGGGAATCAAAACACTACTAAAGTCAATGGCGTGCCGGGGCCTGCCGGGAATAATTCGGCTAAATTGCCCAAGTTAAACTCTTTAACTTTTGCAATTATGATGGTTATTATTCCATTCTTTAACATTATTTGA
- the LOC126678968 gene encoding aspartyl protease family protein 1-like isoform X1, producing MASCNNFKSLLLLLLLTLCSSLFSCCYGFGTFGYDIHHRYSDPVKGMLSVDELPEKGSPHYYATMAHRDRLIHGRKLASDLNSTTPLTFFDGNQTFRLSSLGFLHYANVSVGTPSLSFLVALDTGSDLFWLPCDCTNNGCVRGLESSNGQEIDFNIYSPNTSSTSQKISCDNSLCAQQSRCPSAQSTCPYQVQYLSNGTSSTGVLIQDVLHLITDNPQSKPTDAKIVFGCGRVQTGSFLDGAAINGLFGLGMTNISVPSTLARDGYTANSFSMCFGPEGVGRISFGDIGSLGQGETPFNLRHTHPTYNISVTKINVGGRDADLEFSAIFDSGTSFTYLNDPAYTLITSSFNTLAKEKRYSSDINLPFEYCYELSANQTNLEIPVVNFVMQGGSRFNVTDPILVVGLPGNAYIYCLGIVKSGDVNIIGQNFMTGYHIVFNREKNVLGWKASNCNDELETNSLPVEPISPGVPPATAINPQATEGNQNTTKVNGVPGPAGNNSAKLPKLNSLTFAIMMVIIPFFNII from the exons ATGGCTTCTTGTAATAATTTTAAGTCCTTGTTATTATTACTTCTGTTAACGTTATGCAGCAGTTTGTTTAGCTGCTGTTATGGGTTCGGTACGTTTGGGTACGATATTCATCATCGTTATTCGGATCCAGTTAAGGGGATGTTATCAGTTGATGAGTTGCCGGAAAAAGGTTCTCCTCACTATTATGCAACTATGGCTCATCGTGACAGATTAATCCATGGTCGGAAACTTGCTTCTGATCTTAATTCTACTACTCCACTTACTTTCTTCGACGGCAATCAAACTTTTCGCCTTAGTTCTCTTGGATT TTTGCATTATGCTAATGTTTCTGTGGGGACACCAAGTTTATCATTTTTGGTGGCATTAGATACGGGCAGTGATCTCTTCTGGTTACCTTGTGATTGTACTAATAATGGTTGTGTTCGTGGCTTAGAATCCTCAAATGGACAG GAAATAGATTTTAACATATACAGCCCTAATACATCATCAACTAGCCAAAAGATCTCGTGTGACAATTCATTATGTGCACAGCAAAGTCGGTGCCCGTCTGCTCAAAGCACTTGTCCTTATCAAGTTCAGTATCTTTCGAATGGTACCTCATCAACTGGTGTCTTGATACAGGATGTATTGCACTTAATTACAGATAATCCTCAATCAAAACCTACTGACGCAAAGATTGTTTTCGG TTGCGGCAGGGTCCAAACGGGTTCATTTTTGGATGGTGCAGCTATAAATGGTTTATTTGGACTTGGTATGACTAATATATCTGTTCCAAGTACTTTGGCAAGAGATGGGTATACTGCAAATTCATTTTCCATGTGTTTCGGACCCGAGGGTGTTGGGAGAATCAGTTTCGGAGATATAGGAAGTTTGGGTCAAGGAGAGACACCTTTCAACTTGAGGCATACACA TCCAACTTACAACATCAGCGTTACTAAAATAAATGTGGGTGGGAGAGATGCAGATCTCGAGTTCTCTGCAATTTTCGATTCCGGCACCTCATTTACATACCTAAATGATCCAGCCTACACACTAATAACTAGCAGT TTCAATACCTTGGCAAAAGAAAAGCGCTACTCATCGGATATTAATCTCCCATTTGAATATTGCTATGAGTTAAG TGCAAATCAAACAAATCTTGAGATTCCAGTAGTGAATTTTGTGATGCAAGGTGGAAGTCGATTTAATGTCACCGACCCAATATTAGTAGTTGGTCTTCCG GGTAATGCGTACATATATTGTCTAGGTATTGTTAAGAGCGGAGATGTGAATATTATCGGAC AAAATTTCATGACTGGTTACCACATAGTTTTTAACCGCGAAAAGAATGTATTGGGATGGAAGGCATCAAACT GTAATGATGAGTTGGAGACCAACTCCCTTCCGGTTGAACCAATAAGTCCCGGAGTCCCACCAGCTACTGCAATCAATCCACAAGCCACGGAAGGGAATCAAAACACTACTAAAGTCAATGGCGTGCCGGGGCCTGCCGGGAATAATTCGGCTAAATTGCCCAAGTTAAACTCTTTAACTTTTGCAATTATGATGGTTATTATTCCATTCTTTAACATTATTTGA